Proteins from a genomic interval of Chryseobacterium indologenes:
- a CDS encoding AEC family transporter gives MVNFVLIVVCIIAGMVFKATKSIHPDAHKGINTWILYLALPAVSFKYLPKVHWTTEMLFPIVATFLVSVFCFFYVLFYSRSKGYSRRSRSTLELASGYSNTSFIGFPLISAFYGEGLLSIAIICDQTMFFALSTLGIIAAVKGGSRSGKVSAAFILKRLVTFPPLIGCISALVLSQFIDFSPAEPFFDKLAATVSPLALFSVGLQLKFNGWRKLIPQMSASMLYKLILAPAIVLGLALLLGIKGDIAKITIFEAAMPTLVTSSIIAEQFRLNTKLTNLIIGVSIIVGFFTSAFWYEMTQFFF, from the coding sequence ATGGTAAATTTTGTTTTGATCGTGGTATGCATTATTGCAGGAATGGTTTTCAAAGCAACAAAATCTATCCATCCCGATGCCCACAAGGGGATCAATACCTGGATTCTTTATCTTGCTCTGCCTGCAGTATCATTTAAATATCTGCCAAAAGTACACTGGACAACGGAAATGCTTTTTCCTATCGTCGCCACTTTTCTGGTCTCTGTGTTCTGCTTCTTTTACGTATTGTTTTACAGCAGAAGCAAAGGATATTCAAGACGTTCACGAAGTACTTTAGAACTGGCAAGTGGTTACAGCAATACTTCTTTCATTGGTTTTCCTTTGATCAGTGCATTTTATGGAGAAGGTCTTTTGAGTATTGCCATTATCTGTGATCAGACGATGTTTTTTGCCCTTTCTACATTAGGAATCATTGCTGCGGTAAAAGGAGGAAGCAGATCAGGGAAAGTGAGTGCAGCCTTTATTCTGAAACGACTGGTTACCTTTCCTCCGCTCATTGGCTGTATTTCTGCTTTGGTATTATCACAATTTATAGACTTTTCCCCTGCAGAGCCGTTCTTTGATAAATTAGCCGCTACGGTAAGCCCTTTAGCCTTATTTTCCGTGGGATTACAGCTTAAATTTAACGGCTGGAGAAAATTGATCCCGCAAATGTCGGCGTCAATGCTGTATAAACTGATTTTAGCACCTGCCATAGTGTTGGGACTTGCTTTACTTTTAGGAATAAAAGGTGATATAGCTAAAATTACAATTTTCGAAGCAGCAATGCCTACTTTGGTGACTTCCAGTATTATTGCGGAGCAGTTCAGGCTGAATACGAAACTGACGAACCTTATCATCGGGGTCAGTATTATTGTAGGATTTTTTACCTCGGCATTTTGGTATGAGATGACCCAGTTTTTCTTTTAA